The sequence CTTGGAAAGACAACCAACACGAGGGCATTAAGGTCAAAACCAGCTCTTATAGAAAGCCCAGCGTGCAATCCACGATGAATAAAGCCAAAGCCAGCTCCAACTACCTAAACTCCCAACTCTCTAAGCAAGAAGCCTTAGATTGCGGTTGCGATGAGGGCTTGCTGCTTGATGTCAATGGCTTTGTGGCGGAGGGTTCGGCTGAAAGCTTTTTTATGGTGAAAAAAGACAAACTCATTGTCCCCCCCCTAGATTATTCGCTCGATTCAATCACCCGCCAAACCATCATTGAGCTCGCCGAGCACTTAAACATCCCCATGGTGCACCGCCATGTGGTGCGTGAGGAAATTTACAGCGCCCAAGAAGCCTTCTTTGTGGGCACGGGTATGGAGATTTTACCCATTAAGTCTTTGGACTTTAGACCCATTGGCACGGACAAAAATCCCATCACCAAAGCTCTATTTGACACCTACATGAAGCTTGTTAAAGGCGAAACCGCCGGTGATTTAGAAAAATTTGCGCATTATGTCGTTCGGGTCTAAAGGAAGTGTATGCCCATTGATCTCAACGAGCATCTAAAGCGTAAGCAGAGTCCTAACTCTGACAACAATACCCCCAATAATTCTAACAACACCCCCAAGAGCCCCAAACCCCCAACTCTGCCCTCTAATTTCTTGCAATCCAAGCGATTCACCACTTTAATCATTGCGATTGTTGTATGTGCCTTGCTCTTTTTGGCAAAGCCCTTCATGGTGATCCAATCGGGTGAGATCGGCATTAAGGTTACGGCGGGGCGTTACGACCCGATCCCCTTGCAACCCGGGATACACTTTTTTATCCCCCTAGTGCAGGATATTCTAGTCATAGATACAAGGGTGCGCACGATCAACTTCTCGCGCACCGAGGACATGGGGATTGTTGGGAAAAATCAGGGGATTTTTAGAAACGATGCGATCAATGTGATGGACTCAAGGGGGCTCACCGTCTCCATTGAGCTCACCGTGCAATACCGCCTCAACGCCCAAACCACGCCCCAAACGATCGCCACCTATGGTCTTAGTTGGGAGCAAAAGATCATCAACCCTGTGGTGCGTGATGTCGTGCGCTCTGTGGTGGGGCGCTATCCGGCTGAGGATTTACCCATCAAGCGCAATGAAATCGCCGCTTTGATCAATACCGACATCAACAAAGAGGTTTCCAAACTGCCCAATTCCCCCGTGCAGCTTAGCTCTATCCAATTACGTGAAATTGTCTTGCCCACCAAGATCAAAGAACAGATCGAGAAGGTGCAGATCGCCCGCCAAGAATCCGAGCGGGTGAAATACGAGGTGGAAAAAGCCAAACAAGAGGCGCAAAAAGCAGCAGCCCTAGCCAAGGGCGAGGCGGATGCAAACCGCATTAAAGCGCAAGGCGTGGCAGATGCGATCGTGATCGAGGCGAAAGCCAAATCCGCAGCCAACGCCAGCATCGCCCAAAGCCTGAGTGAAAAGCTTTTGAGTCTGCGCCAAATTGAAACCCAGGGGCAGTTTAACGAAGCCTTAAAGGTGAATAAAAATGCCCAAATCTTTTTAGTCCCCGGCGGCGCCGTGCCCAACATTTGGCTAGACACCAAGAGCCGCCAAAAGGCAATAGCGACCACACACAATAAATGATCGACACGACCGCTATTTTGTATTCTGTCCTCGCCCATCTAAAAATCTTTTGGGCAAATGCTAGCCCCTTTGCGTTGGTGATCTTTGGCATGCATTGTGCGTTTTTTTTATGCTTTTATATCTCCGGCTTGTCGTTTCGGGGCTTTATGTCCTACTTTTTCTAC is a genomic window of Helicobacter sp. NHP19-012 containing:
- a CDS encoding prohibitin family protein, which produces MPIDLNEHLKRKQSPNSDNNTPNNSNNTPKSPKPPTLPSNFLQSKRFTTLIIAIVVCALLFLAKPFMVIQSGEIGIKVTAGRYDPIPLQPGIHFFIPLVQDILVIDTRVRTINFSRTEDMGIVGKNQGIFRNDAINVMDSRGLTVSIELTVQYRLNAQTTPQTIATYGLSWEQKIINPVVRDVVRSVVGRYPAEDLPIKRNEIAALINTDINKEVSKLPNSPVQLSSIQLREIVLPTKIKEQIEKVQIARQESERVKYEVEKAKQEAQKAAALAKGEADANRIKAQGVADAIVIEAKAKSAANASIAQSLSEKLLSLRQIETQGQFNEALKVNKNAQIFLVPGGAVPNIWLDTKSRQKAIATTHNK
- a CDS encoding branched-chain amino acid transaminase — its product is MNHPFIWQDGKLVPFEKATIHVLSYSLHYANLVFEGIRAYKGKDGLFVFRLHDHMQRLLDSCKAVGLKIPYSIEELNHATLETLRANKCDANTYIRPFVFMGLGTLGICASNPPIHTAIATVTWKDNQHEGIKVKTSSYRKPSVQSTMNKAKASSNYLNSQLSKQEALDCGCDEGLLLDVNGFVAEGSAESFFMVKKDKLIVPPLDYSLDSITRQTIIELAEHLNIPMVHRHVVREEIYSAQEAFFVGTGMEILPIKSLDFRPIGTDKNPITKALFDTYMKLVKGETAGDLEKFAHYVVRV